The following is a genomic window from Dermatophilaceae bacterium Soc4.6.
CCATGCCGTGGTCCCTTCCGTAGAGGTGGTGGTTGTCCTCGGGAGGCGCCTGCGGCGACCTACCCGTCCTGGCGTCACGACGCACCTCGCCGGCGAGCTGGGTGAGGACCACCCGGCATACCGGACCAACCGTGGTGCGCGCCGCTTCGGAGGGTGCTCCCGGACGGGAGCGATCTCGTCAGACGGACTTGACGCGCGAATTCGGCCCCGGCTGCGAGCAGACGGGTGCCGTGCCGCCCATGCTACGGCGTCGGGGCGCGCCACCGGTAATCGCTTAGGGTCAGGGGCATGGATACGTGGTGGTCGGTCACCCCGGCCCTGCTCATCCTGGCCGGGCTGGTGCTGGTGCCCGGTCTCGCCATGTCCTACGCCATCGGGCTGCGTGGACTGGTCGGGTGGGGGCTCGCTCCCACCCTGGGCCTGACCGTGCTCGCGGTCAGCCCCATCGCCGCCCGGCTGCTGTCGGTGCCGTGGTCGGTGGGGGCGTGGGCCACGGGCGCCGTGACCTTCGTCGCGCTCGCCTTGTTCGTCGGGCTGTGTCTGCGCCTGGGCTGGCAGGCAGCTCGACGTGCGCGACCCCCCAAGGCCCGACTCGACTCCCCCGCCACGCTGGGTCTGGCCCTGCTCGGGGTGCTGCTCGGCGCGGCCGCGACCCTCTCGGCGGTGCTCCCCGGCATCAGCGACCCGGGTGAGCTCGTCGACAGCACCGACGTCGTCGCCCACCTCAACCGGCTGCGGGCCTTCGTCGACAGCGGCTCCTTCTCGTCGATCGGGCCGCCGAGCACCTATCCCAGCGGCTTCCACGACCTCGCCGGCACGGCGGTGCTGGCGGTGCCCGGGCTCGGGCTCACCACGGCCGCCAACCTCACCGCCGTCGTCGCCGCGAGCATCTTCTGGCCCCTCGGGGCGGTGGCGCTCGCCCGCCAGGCCCTCGGTCGGCGGCCGGTCGTCCTGCTCGGCGCAGGTCTGGTCAGCGCCGGCCTCAGCCTGTTCCCCTACCTGCTCCTCGGCTGGGGGGTGCTGTGGCCCAACCTGCTGGGCACCGCCCTGCTGCCCGGCGTGCTGGGTCCCGCCCTCATCGCCACGCGCACGATCGACGGTCCCGGCACGGGGGCCGTCACGGCCCAGCGCAGCACCCTCGCGGCCGCGACGCTGCTCGCGCTCCCGGGGCTGACGCTGGCCCACCCCAATGCGCTCGTCTCGCTCGGCATGCTCGTCGTCGTCGGCGCCCTCACCACCTACGCCGTCCGGGCCACCACGACGACCGGTCGAGCCCGCCGACGGGCCGCCGGCCTGGGGCTGCTGCTGCTGGCCGTCGGTTTCGCCGGGCTGCTCGCCGTCCCCCGCCTGTCGCAGCAGGTCGCCGACACCGCCAGCTACGACTGGGCAGGGGGGGTCCCCCTCACGCAGGCGCTGCACGAGGTCGGGCTCCTGGGCCTGCAGCTGCACGCCCAACCCGTCCTGGCACTGCTCGGTCTCGTCGGTCTCGTGACCTGCGCTCGTCGCCGACGCCTGCGGTGGATGGTGTCGACCTGGGCCTTCTGCGTGCTGCTCTTCGTCCTCGCCGCCACGAGCCGATCACCGGTCGGCGTCCTGCTCACGGGTTACTGGTACAACGACAAGGTGCGCCTGGCCTCGCTGGCGGCCGTGCCGATCCTGCTGCTCGTGACGGCGGGGCTGGCCGTGTTCACCCGGCTGGGCGCACGTGGCCTCGCCCACGTCGGCAGGGCGTCGACCGACGTCGCCGCCGCACGGACCCGGCGGTCCGTCGCCACGGGCGCCACCCTCGCGCTGCTCCTCGGTGGGACGGTCGGGCTCGCCCACGCCGACACGACGGGCATCGTCTCCCGCTACTACCACCCGCCCGCCACACCGCAGACCCTGCTCACGCCCATCGAGGCGGGTGAGCTGACCGCGCTCGCGCGCAGCATCCCCGCAGGCGTCGTGACGGCAGACGTGCCGGCCAACGGATCGGGCCTGCTCTATGCGCTCACCGGGCGCGAGGTGCTCTACACCTCGCTGCTGCTCGATCCCGACAAGAACCGGCAGGTCGTGGCCGAGCACCTCTCCGAGGTCACCACCCGGCCCGACGTCTGCGACGCCGCGAGGCGACTGCGGGTGCAGTACGCCGTGACCGCCAGCGTGCGGTACTGGCTCAGCCTCGACGACCGTACCCTCGGGATCAGCTCGATCAGCTCGACCACGCCCGGCTTCACCCTCGTGGCGGAGGAGGGCCGCTACCGCCTCTGGCGGATTGACGCCTGCGGCTTCGGCGGCGACCCGACCGCGGCCGGCTGACCGACTCCCGCGGGCTCGGGTGGAGGCTGGTGGCGACGCCGCAGCAACGGCTTCTCGACGAGGAACCAGCTGGCGAACGCCAGCGGCAGCGTGACGACGGCCGCAGCCAGCACGAAGACCGGCAGCGGCGCCCGGACGAGCGCCGTCAGGGCCAGCAGCTGCTGCACCGGGAAGGCGTAGATGTAGACGCCGTAGGAGAGGTCGTCGGGCATCCGCCACCGGGGGGCCCGCAGGTGCGCCCCCAGACCGATGACCGCGTAGGCGAGCAGCAGGGCTCCGGGCAGCCGGTAGTCGGGCAGCCACAGGCAGGCGACGAAGGCCGAAGAGGCGCCGGCGACGAGCCCGGGGGTGACTGGCAGGCGGTCACGCATCGCGTGCAGCACCATCCCGGCGGCGAACATCATCGTCAGCCGGCCGAGCTCGGTCGGCGCCGACCCGTGCACCAGACCGAGGGCGACCAGGCCCGACCAGCCGCTGGCCACGAGGAAGACGACCACGGAGGTCGAGCGGTGTCGCATCAGGCCGAGGACACCCAGCAGCAGGACCCCGAGGTAGCACCCGACCTCCCACTGCAAGGTCCAGATCGAGCCGTTCCACGCCCCCGGGTAGGGGACCGACGACGGAGTGCCGGCGATGTCGAACTGCACGAGCGCCAGGCCCGTGCTCGAGGCGACGTAGGTCGTCGCGGAGCGCAGGTAGGCGGCGAGGCCCACGTGCTGGTGACCGAAAAGCAGGCCCAGCGGGGCGATGACCGCTGCCGTGACGGTCAGGCACACGAGGTAGGCCGGCATGATCCGCAGCCCCCGCGAGCGCAGGAACGCGACGAGGTCGGGACGACGCACCCAGCTGCCCGCGATCAGGAAGCCCGAGACGGCGAAGAACCCGTCGACGGGGCCGTCGGCCAGCAGGTGGGCGAGCTGGTGGGTGACCGGGCCCGCCCGGAAGTCCCGGCCGGTCAGGGGGTAGGAGTGCCAGAGCAGCACGGCCGCAGCGAGCACCAGGCGCACCGTGTTGAGGCCGTTGGCCCGGGGGTCGAGCACCTCGCCGAGGACCGGCCGGCCGGCCACCCGGCGCGGCGGCATACGGGGGGCAGCGTCTGCCCCGGACGGGCTCGGCGCTCGCCGCCTCAGCGACACGACGGCGTACGCGACCCCGCACCCGAGCAGGACCGCGAACCACCCGACATCAACCAGCCCCACATCCCTCACTCTAGGGTGACGACCATGTCCCTCGCGCCCTCCTCACCCGTCTTCGACCCCGAGCCGCTGGTCGACCGGATGCGGTCCTTCGGCACGACCATCTTCGCCGAGATGTCGGCGCTGGCGGTCGAGACCGGGGCGATCAACCTCGGGCAGGGGTTCCCCGACACCGACGGCCCCCCGCAGCTGCTGGCCGCTGCGGTGGCGGCGATCGAGGGAGGGCGCAACCAGTACCCCCCGGGGCCCGGGGTGCCGGAGCTGCTCGAGGCGATCGCCGAGCACCAGCGCCGGTTCTACGGTCTCGACCTCGACCCGAGGCGCGAGGTGCTGGTGACGGCGGGAGCGACCGAGGGCATCGCCGCGGTCGTCCTGGCCCTGTGCGAGCCCGGTGACGAGGTCGTCACCTTCGAGCCCTACTACGACTCGTATGCCGCGACGATCGCTCTGGCCGGGGCGACGCGTCGGACCTCGGTGCTGCGGTTTCCCGACTTCGGCGTCGACGAGGCCTCGCTGCGGGCCGCCTTCTCCAGCCGGACGCGGCTGGTGCTGCTCAACACCCCGCACAACCCGACGGGCAAGGTCTTCACCCGGGCCGAGCTCGAGCTGGTGTGCCGGCTCGCCCGCGAGCACGACGCCTGGGTGGTGACCGACGAGGTCTACGAGCACCTCGTCTTCGACGGGGTCGAGCACGTGCCGGTGGCGACGCTGCCGGGGATGCGCGAGCGCACCATCACGATCTCGTCGGCCGGCAAGACCTTCTCGGCGACGGGGTGGAAGGTCGGCTGGGTGACCGGCCCAGCGGCGGCGGTAGCGGCGGCGCGCACGGTCAAGCAGTTCCTCACCTACGTCGCCTCAGGCCCCTTCCAGCCGGCCGTGGCGACGGCGCTCGGGCTCGGCGACGAGGTCTACGCCGGGCTCGCGTCGCGCTTGCAGCACGGCCGGGACCTGCTCACGCAGGGGCTGGAAGCGGCCGGCCTGACCGTCTCGCGCCCCGCCGGCACCTACTTCGTCATCGCGGACGCCGCCCCGCTCGGGGCCACCGACGCCCTGACGTTCTGCCGCGAGCTCCCCGCCCGGTGCGGGGTCGTCGGGGTGCCGGTGTCGGTGTTCCACGACGACGTGGACGCGGCGCGCACGCTGGTGCGGTTCGCCTTCTGCAAGCGCGACGAGGTGCTGACCGAGGCCGCCACCCGGCTCGCGAACCTGCGTCGCCCGTAGGCCGACCGACCCTGCACGACCGTCGTCCCCATCCCCTGCCCGTCGTGCCGTCCTCCACAGGCGACAGCGCGCGGGCTGTCCCCCGGGGGGTGCGGCCCGCGAGCCTGTCGGCCATGACCACCTGGCCCCTCCTGCCTCTCCTCGTCTCCGCCGTCTCCGTCGCGTCGGGGCTCAGCGCACCGCCCACCCCGGTCACGCTCGCCCCGTCGCCTGTCACCGCCTCGGTGAGCCAGAGCCAGCCGGCCGCCCTCTCGCGCGGCGCGGTGGCCTCACCGTCGGGACTGCCTGGGCGGGCCAGCGCCCACTGGCTCTACCCGCTCGCGCCCCGACCGCGTGTCGTCGCGCGCTTCTCCGCCCCCTCGGGCCCGTATGCCGCCGGGCACCGCGGCGTCGACCTCACCTCCGCGGTGGGGTCGGTCGTCCACGCCCCGACGGGTGGCACGGTCAGCTTCTCCGGGGTGGTCGCCGGACGCCACGTGCTGGTGGTCAGCCACCCGGGTGGACTGCGCAGCACGTTCGAGCCGGTCTCGGGCACGGTGCCGGTGGGCACCGTGGTCGAGCAGGGGGGCGACGTGGGCACGGTCGACGCCGGAGCGGGTCACTGCTCCCCCGCCACCTGCGTGCACTGGGGGGTCCTGCGCGGGGCGACCTACCTCGACCCCCTCCAGTTCGTCAGGTCATCGCGGGTGATCCTGCTGCCGCTCACGCCCTGACCGGCCCTGACCGACCTCACGGTGTGGGAGGCTCGGTCAGGCGCCGGTGGGCCACGGCGACGCCGTGCAGCCCTCGAGCGACTTCGTCTGCTGGACCATGACGGGGGCCGGCCTGCCCCGGGCGGGGCACGAGACGTGCCCGTGGCCCAGACCGTGGCCGACCTCGTGGCTGATGAGGTAGGTGCGGTAGTCGGCGAGGTCGCGACCAAAGGTCTCGGAGCCGTGCATCCAGCGCGTGAGGTTGAGCACCGACCGCGAGCCGTTCCAGCACGAGACCTGCTGGATCGTGACGTTGAGCGGGGCGCACAGCCTCGCGGTCGGGCTGGGGCTCGCGAGGGTGACCCGCACGTCGACGGCGACCCCGGAGGCCAGCTGCTGCGGGCTGACCGGCACGAGGCGCACACCGTCCTCGGTCTGCCATCCCCGCCGGTCGGTGAGCACGGTCATCACCGTGCGGGCGAACTCGGGGGACGACACCGGCAGCCCACCCTCGACCTCGACCGAGTAGCGCACGGTGCGGACCGTGCTCGCCACGGGGCCGCTGGGGATCGCCAGTGTCCCGAGCCTTCCCGTGCCCGCGTTGGGGACTGACAGGCGCGTGGTGTCGGGGGCGGGGGTGTCGCTGCCGTCGTCGGTGACGGGCCCGCACTGGCGGTCGGACCGGGGCCGCGACCGGTGGTCGGCGCCGTCGCTGGGATGGACCCGGGTGCGCGCGCACCCACCCGAGCGGCCAGGTCGGCCCCAGTGGCTGCCGGGCTGTTGCCCCCCCAACCGGTCAGCGGTGAGCGCGGTGACGTCGGTGGGGCTCTCGAGGGCCCGGGCCAGCACGGTGCCGACGAGCAGGACGCCCACCGCCAGCAGGGCAGACCGCCGGCGGCGCACCTGCTGGCGTCGCACCATCGCCGCCCGTCGACCGGCACCGGACCGACCGGGTGCGGGCCTCGGCTCGCTCTGGATGCCGCTCATCGGGGCTGGTCTCCGCACGGTCGGAAATCACCGCCGGGTGCTCGTGCCCCGGGTCGGTGCTCTCTCACCATTCTGGGGCGCACCGCCGCGACTCGGGACGCACCCGTCGGAGACGGTGTGTCGTCCGTCCGCACCGACCGCGACGTGCGGTCACGCACGGGGGTGGGCCTGGGCGTAGGACCGACGCAGTCGCTCGACCGACACGTGGGTGTAGATCTGGGTGGTCGCGAGGCTGGCGTGCCCGAGCAGCTCCTGCACCATCCGCAGATCGGCGCCCCCCTCGAGCAGGTGGGTGGCGGCGCTGTGGCGCAGACCGTGCGGGCCGAGGTCGGGTGCCGACGGCACGTGCGCCAGCAGGAGGTGCACGACCTCCCGCACCTGCCGCGGGTCGACCCGCCGACCGCGGCGTCCGAGGAAGAGCGCCGGACCGCTGGTCGCTGAGGCCAGCTCACCCCGGCGGGCCAGCCAGCCCGCGAGCGCCGTGCGCGCCGGGATGCCGAAGGGCACGGTGCGCTCCTTGCTCCCCTTGCCCATGACGCGTACGAGGTCGGAGCCCAGGTCGAGGTCGTCGACGTCGAGCGAGACCAGCTCTCCGACCCGGATGCCGCTCGCGTAGAGCAGCTCGAGCATCGCCCGGTTGCGCACGTGCACCGGGTCGTCGTCGTCCGCCGCCATCGCGGCTACCTCGAGCAGGTCGCGGGCCTCAGCCGCCTGGAGCACACCGGGCAGGGTGGCCGACCGTCGCGGGGCGAGCAGCCGCAGCGAGGGGTCGGTGGGGATCCTCTCCGTGCGCGCGGCCCACCGCAGGAAGCTGCGGACCGAGGCCGCCCGGCGGGCCACGCTCGAGCGGGCGCCGCCCTCCCGCGACAGCGACGCGAGCCAGGCTCTCAGGTCGCCCAGATCGAGGTCGGAGACCTCCTGCCTGCCACGGTGGTCAGCCGCCCAGGCCAGCAGGTGACGCACGTCGCCGACGTAGGCCCGGCAGGTGTGCACCGAGCGTCCGCGCTCGGCCCGCAGGTGTCGCTCGAAGTCGGCCACGAGCTGCGCGGTCCCCCCGGACAGGTGAGGGCCCTCCTGCGGCCCGATGCCAACGCCGACGTCAACGCCGGCGGCGGTCGGGACGTCAGCGTGTTCGGTCACGCCGACACCGTCGCAAACGGGGAGGCCGCAGGCAAGCACCGCCGCGGATCGGCGCCGATCTCGTCCGCCGGCGCACCCCGCCCATCCGATCCCCGCGTCACGACCTGATTGGTCATCAGCAGTCCTCAGCACCCTCATCAGTCCTCAGCGCCCTCGGCAGTCCTCACCGTCGCCGTGGTGCAGGCACCTTCTGCCACGCCCCGTCGGCGCGTCGCACCAGCCCCCGCAGCTCGAGACGCGGCAGGGCGGCCAGGACCGCGGAGGGGGCCAGACCGGCGGCGACAGCGATGTCGGCCGCAGACGCGGCGCGGCGCACCGGCACCAGCGCGTAGACCTGGGTCTCGACGGGGCCGAGGTCGTCGTGGGGCTGGACGGGACCACGCTTGCGGGTGGCCGCGTCGAGGCCGTACTCCCCCACCAGGTCGACCACCTCTTCGACGTCGGTCACGATCACGGCCTTGCCCTCTCGAGCGGCCTGGTGGCAGCCAGCCGAGACCATCGAGGTCACCGGGCCCGGCACCACCCCCACCGGACGCCCGAGGCTCTCGGCGATGCCCGCCGTGTGCAGCGAGCCCGACCGCAGGCCGGCCTCGACCACCACGGTCCCGGTGCTGATCGCCGCGATGATCCGGTTGCGCAACAGGAAGCGCGGGCGGGTCGGAGCCGCACCCGCCGGCACCTCGGCCACCAGCGCACCGCTCTCGGCGATGGCGCCGATCAGGCGTGAGTGGGCGACGGGGTAGGGCCGGTCGAGGCCGCCGGCGAGGACCGCCACGGTGGGTCCGTCGACCGCGAGCGCGCCGCGGTGGGCTGCACCGTCGATGCCGTAGGCCGCGCCCGAGACGACCGTGAAACCGTGCCCGGCCAGGCCCGCCCCGAGGTCAGAGGCCAGCGTCTCGCCGTAGCGGGTGCTGGCCCTGGCGCCCACCAGCGACACCGACCGCCGGGCCACCCCTGCCAGGTCGAGAGGGCCGCGGACCCAGAGGCAGTAGGGGATGAGCGCCAGGTCGTCGAGACCCCCCGGCCAGTCGACGTCACCCGGGCAGACCACCCGGGTCCCGGCCCGGGCGGCGGCGGCGAGGTCGTGGTCGACGTCAGCGCGCTCGGCCCGGGCCCTCACGGTCTCGGGCACGCTCGGGTCGCCGGCCCGCACGAGCTCGGCCGCGTCGACCGGGCCCAGGGTCTCGACCAGCTTGCGCACCCGCAGGTCGTCGGACTCGGCCCACCGGCTCCACGCCGCGCGCGCCCACCGCTCGGCGTCGGTCGCCTCGGCGGGCACCGTCGTCACCGCACTCATGCTGCGACCTCGCGGTCGTCGTTCTTCATCCCGATCGCCTGACCGACGTCGTCGGCCCCGGGCACGTCGGCCCCTCGCAGGTCGGCGATCGTCCAGGCCAGCCGCAGGCACCGGTCATAGGCACGCATGGTGAAGGTGCCGCGATCGAGCGCCCGGTCGAGGTCGCGGGTGACGTGCGCGGTGAGCCGGAAGCGGCGCTCGCGCAGCACCGGAGCAGGGACGTGGGCGTTGAGCCGGGCCCCGGTGCCCGTCCACCGACCGGCAGCCACCGCCCTCGCCCCCGCGACCCGGGCGGCGACCACGGCGGTGGACTCCCCCGGCTCGAGGGCCAGGGCCGCCCGCGAGACCGCCGGCACGTGGACGGAGATGTCGATGCGGTCGAGCAGTGGGCCCCTGAGCCGGCTGCCGTAGCTGACCCGGCTGATCGGCGAGCACCGGCAGCGCTCGCCCTTGCCCGAGCCCATGCCGCACGGGCAGGGGTTCGCAGCGAGCACCAGCTGGAAGCGGCAGGGGAAGCGGTGCAGACCACCCAACCGGGTCACGGTGACGGTGCCCGACTCCAGCGGCTGCCGCAGCGACTGCAGGACGTCACGGCGGAACTCCGGCGCCTCGTCCATGAAGAGCACCCCGTGATGGGCGGAGGTCACGGCCCCGGGGATGATCTGAGCGCGGCTGCCTCCGCCGACGAGAGAGGTCATCGAGGCCCCGTGGTGCGGCGCCACGAACGGCGGCCGGCGCTGCAGCCGCGTCGGGGCCCCGAGCGTACCGAGCACGGACGCCACCGCCGTGACCTCCATCGCCTGCTCGTCGTCGAGCAGCGGGAGCAGCCCGGGCAGTCGCTCGGCCAGCATCGTCTTGCCCGCGCCCGGCGGGCCCACGAGGTAGAGGTGATGACCCCCCGCGGCAGCGACCTCGAGTGCGTGCCGACCCTCGAGCTGGCCGGTGACGTCGACGAGGTCCGGTGCGACGACCTCGTGCTGGACCGCCCCCAGAGGCTCGTCAACGGGTCGCGGTCGCCCGCCGACCTTCAGGACCTCATAGCGGTGGACCAGCTCTGACAGGTGCGCCACCGGGTGGACGGCCACCCCGGTGACCAGGCGGGCCTCGGCCGCGTTGGCGACCGGCACGACGACGTGGCGCACCCCGGCCCTGGCCGCCTCGAGCACCAGCGGCATCACGCCCCTCACGGGTCGCACGCTGCCGTCGAGGCCCAGCTCGCCGATGTGAACGACCTCGGCCACCACCTGCTGGTCGACGGTGCCCGACGCGACGAGTGCCGCGACGCAGATGGCCAGGTCGAAGCCCGAGCCGCACTTGGGCACCGAGGCCGGCGACAGGTTGACCGTGACGCGTCGCTGCGCGAGGGGGTGCTCGCTGTTGGTCGCGGCGGCCCGCACGCGGTCCGACGACTGGGCGCAGGCGCGGTCGGGGTTGCCACTGACCTGGAACGCGGGCAGCCCGCTGGACACGTCGACCTCGACGTCGACGAGGAAACCGCGCAGGCCCAGCAGGCCCACGGCGCGCGTGCGCCCGAGGGTCACGCCCCCACCCCCACCAGGTGCTCGACGGTGCAGACCCCTCGGCGCGGACGCAGGATCCCGATGACGTCGATCCGCACGTCGCCGACGTGGGTGTCCTGCTGTGCCAGCCAGGCCGCAGCCAGTCGCCGGAGCCGGGCGAGCTTGGCCACGGTCACCGCCTCCACGGGCGAGCCGAACGTGGTCCCCCGACGGGTCTTGACCTCGCAGACCACGAGGCAGTCACCATCGAGCGCGACGATGTCGACCTCACCCGCCCGGCAGCGCCAGTTGCGGGCGAGCACGGTGAAGCCGTGCTCGCGCAGGTAGCGCTCGGCCAGACGCTCGCCGTAGCGAGCGAGGGTCGCGCGAGCAGATGGCGGCGTGGCGGTCGACGGGTTGGCAGGGGTGGTGGTGGTCATGGGCGCAACCCTCGCGCCCGGGCCGCCGCCACGACAGACCCTCTCGTGGACCCTGTGGACGAGCTCAGGACCCCCGGGGGTTGGGGACCGACCAGCCCGGCCGGCGGCGGAAGGTCAGGTTCAGGAGGGCAGCTCGAGGTCGCTCTTGGGCAGCTCCTCGATGTTGACGTCCTTGAAGGTCACGACGCGCACGTTCTTGACGAACCGGGCCGGTCGGTAGATGTCCCACACCCAGGCATCACTCATGGTCACGTCGAAGAAGACCTCCCCGCCGTCGGAGCGCACCTTCATCTCGACCGAGTTGCACAGGTAGAAGCGCCGCTCGGTCTCGACGACGTGGGTGAACAGCCCCACGACGTCGCGGTACTCGCGATAGAGCTGCAGCTCCATCTCGGTCTCGTACTTCTCGAGGTCCTCGCTACTCATGACCGGCTCTTGACCTCTTCGTGTCGACTGTGGCGTGGCCCACTCGCCTGCTCGACGGTGGCCACCGGGGAAGGTGCGGGGGGCAGCCCCGGGAGGCCGTCACCAAGTTCTACCACCTGGGTGGCTGCTCGCTCCGGCAGGCGCCACGACAGCCGGTGGTGGGCACTCGGACCGTGCTCGCGCAGCGCCGCCATGTGGTCGGGCGCGGCATACCCCTTGTTGACCTCCCAGCCGTAGGACGGGTGGTCGCGGTGGTGGCCCACCATCAGGGCATCGCGTTCGACCTTCGCCAGCACCGACGCCGCCGCCACCGACGAGCAGGTCAGATCGGCCTTGACGATCGTGGTCACGGGCGGCACGCGGGGACCGTCGTCGTCGGTGAAGGCGAAGAGACCGACCCCGCCCGGCGGGGTGAGCCAGTCGTGGTTGCCGTCGAGGATCACGAGGTCGGGCACGACCCCCGTCGCGGCGATCGCCTCGAGGGCCCGCAGCCCGGCCAGGCGCAGGCCACCCATGATGCCTCGCTCGTCGATCTCGGTCGGCGACGCATGACCGACGGCGTAGGCCAGGGCCCAGCGACGCAGGGGCGCCACCATGGAGACTCGGCGGGCCGGGGTGAGCAGCTTGGAGTCCTTGACCCCTGGGGGGGCCGACCGGCAGGTCTCGTCGACGACGACGACCCCGACGCTGACCGGCCCGGCGAGCGCACCACGCCCGACCTCGTCCACCCCGGCGAGCACGCGGTGACCCGAGCGCTGGAACGACCGCTCCACCCGCAGCGACGGTCGCCGACCCGCGCTCACGGCGCCGACGACACCGAGGGCTTGGGGGTGCTGCTCGGCGACAGGTTGGGGATCTTGGCGTAGATGCCCGACGGGACCGACAACCACCGCACGTGGTCGATGGGCCAGACGATGGTCACGGCGCGGCCGGTGATGTCGGCGATCGGCACCGAGCCCTTCGCTCCCGTGCCGTCGTCGTGGAAGCGGCTGTCGGCGGAGTCACCGCGGTGGTCGCCCATCACCCACACCCGGCCCGCTGGCACGGTGATGTCGAAGGGCGTGAAGTTGCCGTTCGGCACGTCGCCGGTCTTGACGTAGGTCTCGGTGATGGGCGCCCCGTTGACCGTGATCCTGCCGCCACCGGCGGGACCCACGATGTGGTCACCGGGCAGTCCGATGACGCGCTTGATGAGGTGGTCGTCGGACTCGTCGGGCAGCAGGCCGATGAACTGCAGCCCACGGTGGACGGTACCGCGCAGCCCCGGCTGGTCGACGGTCGGCACGGCGGGCAGCCAGTGGTCGGGGTCCTGGAAGACGACGATGTCACCGCGCTGCAGGTCGACCGGCCCGGGGGTGAGCTTGCTGACGATCACCCGGTCGTCCTTGACGAGGGTGTTCTCCATCGAGGCCGACGGGATGTAGAACGCCTGGATCAGCCACGTCTTGACCACGAACGACAGGACGACGGCCATCACCGCGATGATGAGGATCTCGCGCAGCCCACCGAGGATGTTGTCGATGAGACCGGCGAAACCGCCGCCCTCGCGGCCGGGGTCGTCGAGGTCGGACTCGTCCAGATCGTCGTCGTCGTAGCCCTGCGGACCGTCCAGCTCGGTGCCCTGCGGCTCGTCCACCCCGAGGGTCGTGGCGAGCCGCCGGCCCTCCGGGTCGCGGGCGTCGGGTTCGTGGGTCTCGTGCGGCATCGTCAGGGACCAGCTCCGGGCGCAGGGATGGTGGACAGGGGACCGGGCCCGCCGAGACTGCCCAGCCGACCGAGCGGCCAGTATCGCACCGACACCTGACCGATCACGTCACCGAGGTCGACCATGCCGCCTCCGGGGAGCCCGAGGTAGGACCGTGAGTCGCTGGAGGTGCTGCGGTGGTCGCCCATCACCCAGATCGCCCCGGCGGGCACGATCACGTCGAAGGTGACGCTGCTCGGGGCGTCTCCACCGAAGACGTAGGGCTCGTCGACCGGCACACCGTTGACCACCAGCTTGCCTGCAGAGCAGCAGGTCACCCGGTCGCCCGGCAGGCCGACGACCCGCTTGACGTAGTCGGTGCCCGAGTCGAGGCTCAGGGCGCCCACCACCGAGCGGGCCAGGCGGGCCAGCTGCCCGCCGTCACCCTCCCCGAGGAAGGCGTGTCGGCCGTCGAAGACGACGATGTCGCCGCGGTGGAGGTCGGCGCCGTGCACGAGGCGGTTGACGAGCACCCGCTCACCGGGCTCGATGGTCGGCTGCATGGAGCCCGTGGGCACGGCGAACGACTGCACCAGCAGGCTGCGCACGAGCACGACGACCACCACCGCGGCCACGCCCACGAGCCACAGGGACCGCCGACGCCTGCCCCTGCCGGACCGGCCGGCAGCAAACCCGGAGACGCCGGACGCCGACGCGCCCACGAGGTCGTCGTGGCCGGTCGGCGTCGGGTCGATGGGTCCTACTTGGAGACCTTGGCCTTGGCACCCTTGACCGGGATGTTGTCGCGCTTCTCCTTGATCTTGGCCGCCTTGCCGCGCAGGTCGCGCAGGTAGTACAGCTTGGCGCGACGCACGTCACCGCGGGTGACGACCTCGATCTTGTCGATGATCGGCGTGTGCAGCGGGAAGGTGCGCTCCACCCCGACACCGAAGGAGACCTTGCGGACCGTGAAGGTCTCGCCGATTCCTC
Proteins encoded in this region:
- a CDS encoding DUF6541 family protein, with amino-acid sequence MDTWWSVTPALLILAGLVLVPGLAMSYAIGLRGLVGWGLAPTLGLTVLAVSPIAARLLSVPWSVGAWATGAVTFVALALFVGLCLRLGWQAARRARPPKARLDSPATLGLALLGVLLGAAATLSAVLPGISDPGELVDSTDVVAHLNRLRAFVDSGSFSSIGPPSTYPSGFHDLAGTAVLAVPGLGLTTAANLTAVVAASIFWPLGAVALARQALGRRPVVLLGAGLVSAGLSLFPYLLLGWGVLWPNLLGTALLPGVLGPALIATRTIDGPGTGAVTAQRSTLAAATLLALPGLTLAHPNALVSLGMLVVVGALTTYAVRATTTTGRARRRAAGLGLLLLAVGFAGLLAVPRLSQQVADTASYDWAGGVPLTQALHEVGLLGLQLHAQPVLALLGLVGLVTCARRRRLRWMVSTWAFCVLLFVLAATSRSPVGVLLTGYWYNDKVRLASLAAVPILLLVTAGLAVFTRLGARGLAHVGRASTDVAAARTRRSVATGATLALLLGGTVGLAHADTTGIVSRYYHPPATPQTLLTPIEAGELTALARSIPAGVVTADVPANGSGLLYALTGREVLYTSLLLDPDKNRQVVAEHLSEVTTRPDVCDAARRLRVQYAVTASVRYWLSLDDRTLGISSISSTTPGFTLVAEEGRYRLWRIDACGFGGDPTAAG
- a CDS encoding acyltransferase, with the translated sequence MGLVDVGWFAVLLGCGVAYAVVSLRRRAPSPSGADAAPRMPPRRVAGRPVLGEVLDPRANGLNTVRLVLAAAVLLWHSYPLTGRDFRAGPVTHQLAHLLADGPVDGFFAVSGFLIAGSWVRRPDLVAFLRSRGLRIMPAYLVCLTVTAAVIAPLGLLFGHQHVGLAAYLRSATTYVASSTGLALVQFDIAGTPSSVPYPGAWNGSIWTLQWEVGCYLGVLLLGVLGLMRHRSTSVVVFLVASGWSGLVALGLVHGSAPTELGRLTMMFAAGMVLHAMRDRLPVTPGLVAGASSAFVACLWLPDYRLPGALLLAYAVIGLGAHLRAPRWRMPDDLSYGVYIYAFPVQQLLALTALVRAPLPVFVLAAAVVTLPLAFASWFLVEKPLLRRRHQPPPEPAGVGQPAAVGSPPKPQASIRQRR
- a CDS encoding pyridoxal phosphate-dependent aminotransferase; translated protein: MRSFGTTIFAEMSALAVETGAINLGQGFPDTDGPPQLLAAAVAAIEGGRNQYPPGPGVPELLEAIAEHQRRFYGLDLDPRREVLVTAGATEGIAAVVLALCEPGDEVVTFEPYYDSYAATIALAGATRRTSVLRFPDFGVDEASLRAAFSSRTRLVLLNTPHNPTGKVFTRAELELVCRLAREHDAWVVTDEVYEHLVFDGVEHVPVATLPGMRERTITISSAGKTFSATGWKVGWVTGPAAAVAAARTVKQFLTYVASGPFQPAVATALGLGDEVYAGLASRLQHGRDLLTQGLEAAGLTVSRPAGTYFVIADAAPLGATDALTFCRELPARCGVVGVPVSVFHDDVDAARTLVRFAFCKRDEVLTEAATRLANLRRP
- a CDS encoding peptidoglycan DD-metalloendopeptidase family protein translates to MTTWPLLPLLVSAVSVASGLSAPPTPVTLAPSPVTASVSQSQPAALSRGAVASPSGLPGRASAHWLYPLAPRPRVVARFSAPSGPYAAGHRGVDLTSAVGSVVHAPTGGTVSFSGVVAGRHVLVVSHPGGLRSTFEPVSGTVPVGTVVEQGGDVGTVDAGAGHCSPATCVHWGVLRGATYLDPLQFVRSSRVILLPLTP
- a CDS encoding DUF3152 domain-containing protein; amino-acid sequence: MSGIQSEPRPAPGRSGAGRRAAMVRRQQVRRRRSALLAVGVLLVGTVLARALESPTDVTALTADRLGGQQPGSHWGRPGRSGGCARTRVHPSDGADHRSRPRSDRQCGPVTDDGSDTPAPDTTRLSVPNAGTGRLGTLAIPSGPVASTVRTVRYSVEVEGGLPVSSPEFARTVMTVLTDRRGWQTEDGVRLVPVSPQQLASGVAVDVRVTLASPSPTARLCAPLNVTIQQVSCWNGSRSVLNLTRWMHGSETFGRDLADYRTYLISHEVGHGLGHGHVSCPARGRPAPVMVQQTKSLEGCTASPWPTGA